Within Kutzneria chonburiensis, the genomic segment GACACCCGACCTCCCACGCGCAGACTCGGAACCCGCGTCACCACACGGGAACCGGACCAGCATAGGCTGGTGTGACGAGCGTCGGAAGGACTCAGCCCCGATCGGGACGCCCGTTACACTCATCTGATCTACCACGCCTCACAAGTTGAGGGAGGCAGGCGTGAGCGACACCGGATCTCAGCCGGCGCACCAGGCCGGACGCAGCCTCGACCCGCACCTCGGCCGCTACGCGGCGCGCACGGCGGGCATGACGGCATCTGAGATTCGAGCGCTCTTCGCGGTGGCGAGCCGCCCCGAGGTTGTCTCCCTTGCCGGCGGCATGCCCTATCTTTCCGCACTTCCGCTCGACTCGCTCGCCGCCGACGTCGGCCAGCTGATCGCCACCGACGGCCTGACCGCGCTCCAGTACGGCTCGGCCCAGGGCACCGTCGAGCTGCGCGAGCAGATCTGCGAGGTGATGGCCCTCGAGGGCATCACCGCGCACCCCGACGACGTGGTGGTCACCGTCGGCTCCCAGATGGGGCTGGACATGGTCACCCGGGTCTTCTGCGATCCGGGTGACGTCGTGTTGGCCGAGGCCCCGTCGTACGTCGGCGCGCTGGGCACCTTCACCGCCTACCAGGCGCAGGTCGTGCACGTCGAGATGGACGACGCCGGCCTGGTGCCCGAGGCGCTGCGCCAGGCCCTGGCCGCCGTCAAGGCCAGCGGTCGCCGGGTGAAGTTCCTCTACACGATCCCGAACTTCCAGAACCCGGCCGGCGTCACGCTGTCCGTGGCCCGGCGGGCCGAGGTCCTGGAGATCTGCGCCCAGCACGACGTGCTGGTGGTCGAGGACAACCCGTACGGCTTGCTCGGCTTCGACGGGCAGACCTATCCGGCGCTGCGCTCGGCCGACCCGACCAACGTGGTCTACCTCGGTTCGTTCTCCAAGACCTTCGCCCCGGGCCTGCGGGTCGGCTGGGTTCTCGCTCCGCACGCCGTGCGCGAGAAGCTGGTGCTGGCCGCCGAGTCCGCGACCTTGTGCCCGCCCGCCTTCACCCAGGCCGTGGTCAGCCGCTACCT encodes:
- a CDS encoding PLP-dependent aminotransferase family protein; translation: MSDTGSQPAHQAGRSLDPHLGRYAARTAGMTASEIRALFAVASRPEVVSLAGGMPYLSALPLDSLAADVGQLIATDGLTALQYGSAQGTVELREQICEVMALEGITAHPDDVVVTVGSQMGLDMVTRVFCDPGDVVLAEAPSYVGALGTFTAYQAQVVHVEMDDAGLVPEALRQALAAVKASGRRVKFLYTIPNFQNPAGVTLSVARRAEVLEICAQHDVLVVEDNPYGLLGFDGQTYPALRSADPTNVVYLGSFSKTFAPGLRVGWVLAPHAVREKLVLAAESATLCPPAFTQAVVSRYLSQHDWKGQIKTYREAYRERRDATLAAMEQQLPAGCTWTKPQGGFYVWLTVPEGLDTKAMLPRAVTQRVAYVPGTAFYADSFGSRQMRLSYCYPTPERIREGVRRLAAVLEGELELLNTFGTVQHRRLSGAQTPTPDTA